A genomic window from Winogradskyella sp. J14-2 includes:
- a CDS encoding type II toxin-antitoxin system ParD family antitoxin: protein MGRQSISFTKPNDEWLKAQVESEEYSSKSELVNDLIRQARQQQARIDWIAEKLKKAEKSGFTNKSKADILAESKERYNG, encoded by the coding sequence ATGGGAAGGCAAAGTATATCATTTACAAAACCGAATGACGAATGGTTAAAAGCCCAGGTTGAAAGCGAAGAATATTCAAGTAAAAGTGAATTGGTCAATGACCTTATTCGTCAAGCGCGACAGCAACAAGCTCGAATAGATTGGATAGCTGAAAAGCTGAAAAAAGCTGAAAAAAGCGGTTTCACTAATAAAAGTAAAGCCGATATTTTAGCTGAGTCCAAAGAGCGTTACAATGGCTAA
- a CDS encoding HD family phosphohydrolase, with translation MKELLNKWYKNHALVYKILLFLLTTLFIVYLFPKTGKFKYSFEKGKPWQSENLYAPFNFAIQKTQEEINEEQLEIENNASVYFDIDLEIPETVKLNYLTKFNEVFSDSTASKKDLFKKGANIIETLYEKGILDTDYPYANDKPVVLVASNTVEKRLEYKGLIEINQLRDRLESYLANSTSSENKNRMISLFFDIIKPNVTLNETLTKTTLEEALSKISLTRGSVDKDQLIISKGQVVEDEEYNILKSLKSEYESQVWNTANYNWVLVAYTLLVALALLMLLLFLQKYRFEVFQNNTKVTFIFFNIALMILLTTLVINYNSQYIYVVPLCILPLVLKAFFDARLGLFAHVLTVLLLGFIVPNSYEYMFLQIIAGIVTILTVSELYKRANLFISVGQITLIYIIAYFAFFVIHEGQITTLKWDTFGLFILCGLATLFVQPLIYIYEKIFGLVSDVSLLELSDTNTKLLKKLSNKAPGTFHHSLNVANLAEASANEIGANAMLVRVGALYHDIGKMKNPTYFTENQSNGINPHDELSSRESAMIIVDHVLHGIEIAKKYNLPDRVIDFIRTHHGTSVVYYFYMKEKAENDTLDIEDFSYSGPKPFSKETAILMMCDSVEAASKSLKEPTTTKINDFVENIINKQMESGQFLNANITFKEIQAIKKVIKHKLANIYHLRIEYPE, from the coding sequence ATGAAGGAACTTCTGAATAAATGGTATAAAAATCATGCATTAGTATACAAAATACTACTGTTTTTATTGACTACCTTGTTTATAGTTTATTTATTTCCTAAGACAGGTAAGTTTAAATATTCCTTTGAAAAAGGTAAACCTTGGCAGTCAGAAAATTTATATGCTCCTTTTAATTTTGCGATTCAAAAAACTCAAGAAGAAATTAATGAAGAACAGCTGGAAATTGAAAATAACGCTTCCGTTTATTTCGATATTGATCTAGAAATTCCTGAGACCGTAAAGCTGAATTATCTAACAAAATTTAATGAAGTTTTTAGTGACTCTACAGCGTCTAAAAAGGATTTATTCAAGAAAGGTGCCAACATAATTGAGACTTTGTATGAAAAAGGAATTTTAGATACTGACTATCCGTATGCAAATGACAAACCTGTTGTTTTAGTAGCTTCTAATACGGTTGAAAAGCGTTTAGAGTACAAAGGACTAATTGAAATAAATCAACTTCGAGATCGATTAGAGAGTTATTTAGCTAATTCAACTTCTTCTGAGAATAAAAATAGGATGATATCTCTATTTTTTGATATTATTAAACCTAATGTAACTTTAAATGAAACCCTAACAAAGACAACCTTAGAAGAAGCACTGTCCAAAATTTCATTAACTCGTGGTAGCGTAGATAAAGATCAGTTGATTATTTCTAAAGGGCAAGTAGTTGAAGATGAGGAATACAATATTTTAAAGTCACTAAAGTCTGAATATGAATCTCAGGTTTGGAATACTGCTAATTACAATTGGGTTCTCGTAGCCTATACATTATTAGTCGCATTAGCACTTTTAATGTTGCTACTGTTTTTACAGAAATACAGATTTGAAGTGTTTCAGAACAATACCAAAGTAACCTTTATATTTTTTAACATTGCGTTGATGATATTGCTAACTACTTTGGTAATTAACTATAATTCACAGTACATCTATGTAGTCCCTCTGTGTATTTTGCCTTTAGTTTTAAAAGCCTTTTTTGATGCCAGATTAGGATTGTTTGCTCATGTACTGACTGTACTTCTTTTAGGCTTTATTGTACCCAACAGTTACGAATACATGTTTCTTCAAATTATAGCCGGAATCGTAACGATATTAACAGTTTCAGAATTATATAAACGTGCTAACCTTTTTATATCAGTAGGCCAGATAACATTAATATACATAATCGCTTATTTCGCCTTTTTTGTAATCCACGAAGGACAAATAACTACTTTAAAGTGGGATACATTCGGACTATTTATTCTGTGTGGTTTAGCAACACTTTTCGTTCAGCCACTTATCTATATTTATGAGAAGATTTTTGGTCTAGTTTCGGACGTGTCGCTTTTAGAGTTATCAGACACCAATACAAAGCTTTTAAAAAAATTATCTAACAAAGCACCAGGGACATTTCATCATTCATTAAATGTTGCCAATTTGGCCGAAGCCTCAGCAAATGAGATTGGTGCAAATGCTATGTTGGTTAGGGTAGGAGCATTGTATCACGATATAGGCAAAATGAAGAATCCTACCTATTTTACAGAAAATCAAAGTAATGGTATTAATCCTCACGATGAATTGTCGAGTAGAGAAAGCGCTATGATTATCGTAGATCACGTATTACATGGTATTGAAATAGCAAAAAAATACAATTTACCAGATCGTGTTATTGACTTTATTAGAACCCATCACGGTACAAGTGTTGTATATTATTTTTACATGAAAGAGAAGGCAGAAAATGATACTTTAGATATTGAAGATTTTTCTTACTCTGGGCCAAAACCGTTTAGTAAAGAAACTGCTATTTTAATGATGTGCGATAGTGTTGAAGCCGCATCAAAAAGTTTAAAGGAGCCAACAACAACTAAGATTAATGATTTTGTTGAAAACATCATTAACAAGCAAATGGAAAGCGGTCAATTCTTAAACGCCAATATTACCTTTAAAGAAATACAAGCTATAAAAAAGGTAATAAAACACAAACTTGCCAATATCTATCACTTAAGGATAGAGTACCCAGAATAA
- the pdeM gene encoding ligase-associated DNA damage response endonuclease PdeM, with the protein MTIAIQNIEIKNVDLILTNQRAIFWKAQGALILSDIHIGKTAHFRKHGIAVPDDILHNDLNRLKQLIQHFNAKKIIVVGDLFHAERNTDVEIFKIWLRQFLDLEWILVQGNHDRQSGHLMEELNIKVTSSLTLDMFTFIHDNLGQNSVGFIISGHTHPGVLLKGKGRQRLKLPCYQVTPWELVLPAFSRFTGLNTKALPKGAVCYAFTDTSIFKF; encoded by the coding sequence TTGACAATAGCAATCCAAAATATCGAAATAAAAAATGTGGACTTAATCTTAACTAACCAACGGGCGATCTTCTGGAAGGCACAAGGAGCTTTAATTTTGTCCGACATCCACATTGGTAAAACTGCACATTTTCGAAAGCACGGCATTGCAGTGCCAGATGATATACTTCACAATGATTTAAACCGATTAAAACAATTAATACAGCATTTTAATGCAAAAAAAATAATTGTAGTCGGAGACTTGTTTCATGCCGAAAGAAATACTGATGTAGAAATCTTTAAAATATGGTTAAGGCAGTTCTTAGATTTGGAGTGGATCCTTGTACAAGGTAACCACGATAGACAGTCCGGTCATTTAATGGAAGAATTAAATATAAAAGTTACATCTAGTCTTACTTTAGATATGTTTACTTTTATACATGATAACTTAGGGCAAAATTCTGTAGGGTTTATAATATCTGGGCATACGCATCCTGGTGTATTACTAAAAGGCAAAGGCCGACAACGCTTAAAGTTGCCATGCTATCAAGTTACCCCTTGGGAACTGGTCTTACCAGCCTTTAGTCGCTTTACAGGCCTTAATACTAAAGCCTTACCAAAGGGTGCTGTTTGCTATGCGTTTACAGACACATCAATATTTAAATTTTAA
- a CDS encoding THUMP-like domain-containing protein yields the protein MNLVILHTIVQDYINSNLDANTSDLLLKGIPLKDISQKLVIEQIEAKKRCKKKLPTWFGSKNIYYPNKLNIEQTSSEFTASYKATLVSGKSLIDLTGGFGVDAYYFSKKVETVMYCEINSELSEIVKHNYKVLQSKNIDCLNENGIDTLKSIDKPFDWIYIDPSRRDHTKNKVFLLSDCTPNVKTFQGLFFKYAKNVMVKTSPLLDISATKKDLKYVKQLHIVAVNNEVKELLWILERNFNGKLEIKTVNLKTDKNEIFQFIYNDESTALATHSEPLTYLYEPNSAILKAGAFNIVAHTLKVNKLHKHSHLYTSNELITFPGRRFKVEKVIPFNKKEFAKLGIKKANVTTRNFPLSVGDIRKKLKIKDGGTAYLFFTTDKNGTKIIILCSKEK from the coding sequence TTGAATTTAGTTATACTACATACTATAGTACAAGATTATATAAACTCTAATTTAGACGCTAACACTTCAGACCTGCTACTCAAAGGAATACCTTTAAAAGATATAAGCCAAAAGCTTGTAATAGAACAAATTGAAGCTAAAAAACGATGCAAAAAGAAACTTCCAACATGGTTTGGCTCTAAAAATATTTATTACCCAAATAAACTTAATATTGAGCAAACATCCTCTGAATTTACAGCTAGTTATAAAGCAACTTTAGTTTCTGGTAAATCTTTAATAGATCTTACAGGTGGCTTTGGCGTTGATGCCTACTATTTTTCAAAAAAGGTTGAAACAGTGATGTACTGTGAAATAAACTCAGAACTTTCTGAAATTGTAAAACATAATTATAAGGTTCTTCAATCAAAAAATATTGATTGTCTTAATGAAAACGGAATTGACACTTTAAAATCTATTGACAAACCTTTTGACTGGATTTACATAGATCCATCTCGACGAGACCATACTAAAAACAAAGTTTTTTTACTTTCAGATTGCACACCCAATGTCAAAACCTTTCAAGGGTTGTTTTTTAAATATGCCAAAAATGTGATGGTAAAAACATCTCCTTTATTAGATATATCTGCCACAAAAAAAGATTTAAAATATGTAAAACAACTTCATATCGTTGCTGTAAATAACGAAGTTAAAGAACTTCTTTGGATTTTAGAACGGAATTTTAATGGCAAACTAGAGATTAAAACCGTCAATCTTAAAACGGATAAAAATGAGATTTTTCAGTTTATCTATAATGATGAGTCTACGGCACTAGCTACCCATTCTGAACCGCTCACCTATTTATACGAGCCCAATTCTGCAATATTAAAAGCCGGAGCGTTCAACATTGTTGCTCATACGCTTAAAGTAAATAAACTACACAAACATTCTCATTTATATACCTCTAATGAATTGATAACGTTTCCTGGAAGACGATTTAAGGTAGAAAAAGTCATCCCTTTCAACAAAAAGGAATTTGCTAAACTAGGTATAAAAAAGGCTAATGTTACCACACGTAATTTTCCACTTTCTGTAGGTGATATTAGAAAAAAATTAAAAATAAAAGATGGTGGCACCGCATATCTGTTCTTTACTACAGATAAAAATGGTACTAAAATTATAATCTTATGTTCTAAAGAAAAGTAG
- a CDS encoding type II toxin-antitoxin system RelE/ParE family toxin, whose amino-acid sequence MANYKLSEQAKEDLIRIHHYGIKKFGVTQADEYFDAFFEYFELIAKNPFSFESVDYIRKGYRRCVCGVDSIFFRIKNHQVEIMAIIGRQDLENIL is encoded by the coding sequence ATGGCTAATTATAAATTAAGCGAGCAAGCCAAAGAAGATTTAATTCGCATTCATCATTATGGCATTAAAAAGTTTGGTGTAACCCAAGCAGATGAATATTTCGATGCTTTTTTTGAGTATTTCGAATTAATTGCAAAGAATCCATTTTCATTTGAGTCTGTAGACTATATCCGAAAAGGCTACAGACGTTGCGTTTGTGGTGTAGACAGCATATTTTTCAGGATTAAAAATCATCAGGTTGAAATCATGGCAATTATTGGAAGGCAGGATTTGGAAAATATTTTGTAA
- a CDS encoding AI-2E family transporter produces the protein MNQNSKIIANGILRALGILLGIALVLFFLYKIQSVIVYIAIAAVISLVGRPIVLFLRRKLKFKNTFAVVATMLLFIGLLGGLIGMFIPLITDQGKNLALLDFDQLEKNLNNLYQQIVTYFEFNNIDVQESIKESNILSKLDFSLIPNFFNSLVSGLGSFSVGLFSVLFISFFFLKDSKLLEDGMMIFIPEGNEKRSLRSWTKIKDLLSRYFVGLIFQIIILFVIYTVVLLVFNIENAVVIAFLCALLNLVPYVGPLVGGFLMLILSMSSNLGESFSEVILPKTMYVMIGFIVAQLVDNFFSQPFIFSKSVKSHPLEIFLIIIIAGILFGIIGMIVAVPAYTAIKVILKEFLSGHKFVEKLTKGL, from the coding sequence ATGAATCAGAACTCTAAAATTATAGCAAACGGTATATTAAGGGCTTTAGGTATTCTTTTGGGAATCGCCTTGGTTTTGTTCTTTCTGTACAAAATACAATCTGTAATAGTTTACATAGCCATTGCTGCTGTAATATCTTTAGTGGGCAGACCTATTGTACTATTTCTTAGGAGAAAATTAAAGTTTAAAAATACTTTTGCTGTTGTAGCAACCATGTTGTTATTTATTGGATTGTTGGGCGGATTAATAGGTATGTTTATTCCTTTAATTACCGACCAAGGTAAAAATCTTGCACTTTTAGATTTTGATCAATTAGAAAAAAATCTTAATAATCTATATCAGCAAATTGTTACTTATTTTGAATTTAATAATATCGATGTACAAGAATCAATTAAAGAGTCTAATATCTTATCTAAGCTCGATTTTTCTTTAATCCCTAACTTCTTTAATAGTTTAGTCAGTGGATTGGGTAGCTTTAGTGTAGGCTTGTTTTCTGTATTATTTATATCATTCTTCTTTTTAAAAGACAGTAAACTTTTAGAAGACGGTATGATGATTTTTATACCAGAAGGTAACGAAAAACGCTCTCTGCGTTCTTGGACAAAGATTAAAGATTTATTATCGAGATACTTTGTAGGCTTAATTTTTCAGATTATAATTCTATTTGTTATATATACCGTTGTATTGCTCGTTTTTAATATAGAAAATGCTGTTGTTATTGCTTTTCTCTGTGCACTTTTAAATTTGGTTCCTTATGTAGGTCCGCTAGTTGGTGGTTTTTTAATGTTAATACTTAGCATGTCGAGTAATCTTGGTGAGAGTTTTAGCGAGGTCATTTTACCAAAAACTATGTATGTAATGATTGGCTTTATTGTTGCACAGCTCGTAGATAATTTTTTTAGTCAACCGTTTATTTTCTCTAAAAGTGTAAAATCGCATCCTTTAGAAATATTCTTAATCATTATAATTGCTGGTATTTTGTTTGGTATTATAGGAATGATCGTAGCTGTACCGGCTTACACCGCTATTAAAGTTATTCTAAAAGAGTTTTTGTCTGGCCATAAATTCGTAGAGAAACTTACAAAAGGCCTTTAG
- a CDS encoding ATP-dependent DNA ligase has product MKLFSELISAIEITNKTNAKIEALVQYFKTAPDKDKLWLIALFTGKRPSRPVKTSLMKAWCIEIVDLPEWLFLESYSTVGDLGETMALLLPQPSYKLDLSLHEWMTELKALKPKPEVEKKNFVLNAWSGLDKQERLIFNKLIGGSFRIGVSKKTLVNALAKLTNIDPNKLMHSIIGNWEVDSISFEDLIRGSHINYDNSKPYPFCLAYALEKDLAELGDSKEWTVEQKWDGIRGQIVKRNNEIYIWSRGEELVTKQFPELVEAMQNFKEDIVLDGEILAMKDNDVLLFNDLQKRLNRKNVTKKLLKEVPIGFFAYDLLEFEGVDIREKPFIERRRQLEFIFNSVALPEHIKLSFLVKFNKWEELHQIRNNSRTLNSEGLMLKQKHSPYHTGRKKGDWWKWKVDPLTIDAVMIYAQKGSGRRSSKYTDYTFAVKKDDALVTVAKAYSGLTDKEITEISQWVNKNAIEKFGPVRTVKPELVFEIAFEGIALSNRHKSGVALRFPRIARWRKDKPVDDIDTIESVKALINTN; this is encoded by the coding sequence ATGAAGTTGTTTTCAGAATTAATAAGTGCCATAGAAATTACAAATAAAACTAATGCTAAGATTGAAGCATTAGTCCAATATTTTAAAACAGCACCAGACAAAGACAAACTTTGGCTAATCGCTTTATTTACAGGAAAAAGACCGTCGAGACCAGTAAAAACATCACTGATGAAAGCATGGTGCATCGAGATTGTAGATTTACCAGAATGGTTGTTTTTAGAAAGCTATAGTACGGTAGGAGATCTAGGCGAAACCATGGCATTATTACTTCCACAACCGAGCTATAAATTAGACTTATCCTTACATGAATGGATGACTGAGTTAAAAGCATTAAAACCAAAACCTGAAGTAGAGAAAAAAAATTTTGTACTAAACGCTTGGTCTGGACTAGACAAGCAAGAACGTCTCATTTTTAATAAATTAATAGGTGGGAGTTTTAGAATTGGCGTTTCAAAAAAAACCTTAGTAAACGCATTGGCTAAGCTCACCAATATAGATCCTAATAAATTGATGCATAGTATAATAGGTAATTGGGAGGTGGATTCAATTTCATTTGAAGACTTAATACGCGGAAGTCATATAAATTACGATAATTCTAAACCATACCCTTTTTGTTTAGCGTACGCCCTAGAGAAAGATTTGGCAGAACTTGGAGACTCTAAAGAATGGACGGTTGAGCAAAAATGGGATGGTATACGAGGGCAGATCGTAAAGCGAAACAATGAAATTTACATTTGGTCTCGAGGCGAAGAATTGGTGACAAAACAGTTTCCAGAACTTGTAGAAGCGATGCAAAATTTTAAAGAAGATATTGTTTTAGACGGCGAAATACTAGCCATGAAGGACAATGATGTTTTACTTTTTAACGATCTGCAAAAACGACTTAACCGTAAAAATGTTACCAAAAAACTATTAAAAGAGGTGCCAATAGGTTTTTTTGCATACGATCTATTGGAGTTTGAAGGAGTAGATATTAGAGAAAAACCATTTATAGAAAGAAGAAGACAACTAGAATTCATTTTTAATTCTGTTGCTTTGCCAGAACATATTAAATTATCCTTTTTAGTTAAATTTAATAAATGGGAAGAATTACACCAAATCAGAAATAATTCCAGGACCTTAAATAGCGAAGGATTAATGTTAAAGCAAAAACATTCCCCATACCATACAGGTAGAAAAAAAGGAGATTGGTGGAAATGGAAAGTAGATCCACTAACTATAGATGCTGTTATGATATATGCTCAAAAGGGCAGTGGTCGCCGTAGTTCAAAATATACAGATTATACCTTTGCCGTTAAAAAAGATGATGCTCTAGTTACAGTAGCAAAAGCATATTCTGGATTAACAGATAAGGAAATCACCGAAATCTCGCAGTGGGTTAACAAAAATGCAATAGAAAAATTTGGACCTGTAAGAACAGTAAAACCAGAATTAGTTTTTGAAATAGCTTTTGAAGGCATTGCGCTAAGTAATCGCCATAAATCAGGTGTTGCCTTAAGATTCCCACGAATTGCCAGATGGAGAAAAGATAAGCCTGTGGATGACATCGATACCATTGAATCGGTGAAAGCGCTAATAAATACGAATTAA
- a CDS encoding ligase-associated DNA damage response DEXH box helicase, which produces MAEKGHAPFPFQLQTWQRYANGYSGMVVAPTGFGKTFSVFLGVVIDYLNHPDKYPKGLKLLWISPLRSLAKDLAKAMTEAVDDIGLDWSVQVRNGDTPTAVRRKQERLMPDVLLTTPETMHLLFSQKKNARWFKNVKCVAIDEWHELIGNKRGVLTELAISQLRHYSPKLRIWGITATVGNLNEAKNVLLPYTNLKVTQVTARQKKKLDIISVLPDEIEVLPWAGHLGAKMVNKILPIINSNTTTLIFTNTRGQAELWYQLLLNAQPDLAGLLAIHHGSIDKKLRNWIEDNIASGYLKAVVCTSSLDLGVDFKPVDCVIQIGSVKGVARFMQRAGRSGHSPFERSKIYFVPTHSLELVEVSALKEAVKDKQVETRDPMVLTFDVLVQFMVTLAVGEGFNSKDLLQRIQNIHAFQYITKDDWHWCINFITKGGKTLTSYEEFHKVILDEDGNYRVKSRRISMLHRMNIGAIVSEVNMMVKFISGGYIGMIEEFFISKLKPGDSFILAGRVLELVQIKDMTVLVRKSKAKKAVSPSWLGGRLPLTSHLSHYLRLKLSDALQPGRLEKELRFLNPLVSRQHQHSHIPKSDEFLVELIDTKDGYHLFMYPFEGRLVHEVFSALIAYRISQLKQMTFTIAMNDYGFELLSDQPIPLDANNIEDLLSKENLMDDVVASINASEMASRKFRDIAVIAGLVVQSQPGTRKNNKSLQSSSGLIFRVLEDYEPDNLLLRQAYTEVFNHQLEEARLQEAFERISKSKIIIKRAKSFTPLSFPLKVDSLRGTMSNENLDKRIQRIKEQTFKID; this is translated from the coding sequence ATGGCAGAAAAAGGTCATGCACCTTTTCCCTTTCAATTACAGACTTGGCAACGCTATGCCAACGGTTATTCTGGTATGGTGGTCGCACCAACTGGTTTTGGAAAAACCTTTTCTGTTTTTTTAGGGGTAGTAATTGATTATTTGAATCATCCAGATAAGTATCCAAAAGGCTTAAAATTACTTTGGATTAGTCCATTACGCTCTTTGGCTAAGGACTTAGCTAAGGCCATGACAGAAGCTGTGGATGATATTGGTTTAGACTGGTCTGTACAGGTAAGAAATGGTGATACTCCAACTGCAGTAAGACGTAAGCAAGAACGTTTAATGCCAGACGTACTATTGACGACACCAGAAACGATGCACCTTTTGTTTTCGCAAAAAAAGAATGCGAGATGGTTTAAAAATGTAAAGTGCGTAGCTATTGACGAGTGGCACGAACTTATTGGAAACAAACGTGGTGTATTAACAGAACTAGCAATATCTCAATTGAGACATTATTCACCAAAACTGCGTATTTGGGGAATTACGGCAACCGTAGGAAATCTTAATGAAGCCAAAAATGTACTCTTACCTTATACCAACTTAAAAGTTACACAAGTAACAGCAAGGCAAAAAAAGAAGTTAGACATTATATCTGTACTACCAGATGAAATTGAAGTATTGCCTTGGGCAGGTCACCTAGGAGCCAAAATGGTCAATAAAATTTTGCCAATTATTAATTCTAATACCACAACTTTAATATTTACCAACACAAGAGGGCAAGCAGAATTATGGTATCAGCTATTGCTAAATGCACAACCAGATTTAGCAGGCCTTTTAGCCATACATCACGGATCTATAGATAAAAAACTACGTAATTGGATAGAAGATAATATCGCTTCTGGTTATTTAAAGGCTGTGGTTTGTACGTCGTCTTTGGATTTAGGTGTAGACTTTAAGCCTGTAGATTGTGTTATTCAAATTGGCTCGGTTAAAGGCGTAGCCAGATTTATGCAACGTGCTGGTAGAAGTGGGCATTCGCCATTTGAGAGGTCTAAAATATATTTTGTACCCACACACTCATTAGAGCTTGTTGAAGTTTCAGCGTTGAAAGAAGCCGTGAAAGATAAACAGGTAGAAACACGAGATCCTATGGTATTAACATTCGATGTGTTAGTACAATTTATGGTAACGCTGGCTGTTGGAGAGGGGTTTAACTCAAAAGACTTATTGCAACGTATTCAAAACATACATGCTTTTCAATATATCACAAAAGACGACTGGCATTGGTGCATAAACTTTATTACTAAAGGTGGAAAAACATTAACTTCTTATGAAGAATTCCATAAAGTTATTTTAGATGAAGACGGCAATTACAGGGTTAAAAGCCGAAGAATAAGTATGCTGCATCGTATGAATATTGGTGCTATTGTAAGTGAAGTGAATATGATGGTAAAGTTTATCTCCGGAGGCTATATTGGCATGATTGAAGAATTTTTTATTTCAAAATTAAAACCTGGCGATAGCTTCATTTTAGCAGGTCGTGTTTTAGAGCTGGTGCAGATTAAAGACATGACCGTTTTGGTTAGAAAAAGCAAGGCGAAAAAAGCAGTGTCGCCGAGTTGGTTGGGTGGTCGTTTGCCTTTAACATCTCACTTAAGTCATTATTTACGTTTAAAATTGTCTGATGCCCTGCAACCAGGACGATTAGAAAAAGAGTTACGGTTTTTAAACCCCTTGGTAAGTCGTCAGCATCAACATTCGCACATACCTAAATCTGATGAGTTTTTGGTAGAGTTAATAGACACTAAAGATGGTTATCATTTATTCATGTATCCTTTTGAAGGACGTTTAGTACACGAAGTATTTTCTGCATTAATAGCTTATCGCATTAGCCAGTTAAAGCAGATGACCTTTACAATTGCTATGAACGATTATGGTTTTGAGCTACTTAGCGATCAACCAATTCCTTTAGATGCCAATAATATAGAGGATTTATTGAGCAAAGAAAACTTGATGGATGATGTTGTTGCAAGCATAAACGCTTCAGAAATGGCATCACGCAAGTTTAGAGATATTGCTGTTATAGCAGGATTGGTAGTACAATCGCAACCAGGAACACGGAAAAACAATAAGAGTTTACAGTCGTCATCTGGTTTAATATTTAGAGTACTAGAGGATTACGAACCAGATAATTTATTATTAAGACAGGCCTATACTGAGGTGTTTAATCACCAACTAGAAGAAGCTAGGTTGCAAGAGGCTTTTGAGCGAATTTCAAAAAGTAAAATAATTATAAAACGTGCTAAATCATTTACACCTTTAAGTTTTCCCTTAAAAGTAGATAGCTTAAGAGGTACAATGAGTAATGAGAATTTAGACAAACGTATACAACGAATAAAAGAACAAACTTTTAAAATCGATTAA
- a CDS encoding ligase-associated DNA damage response exonuclease translates to MLAEKRLIKFTKKGIYCPQGKFYLDPWYPVDYAVISHGHADHARWGMKNYLCTDNSKAILKHRLGADINVKSIPYNKHIDINGVKVSFHPAGHVIGSAQIRLEYKGYIVVFTGDYKTQPDFITTPYEPIKCNTLITESTFGLPIYNWKKETILQKELWNWVKTNQSNNRTSVFLGYSLGKAQRLLSLLDGCDDIYAHRSIYNINQAISTSGIKLPEAKLWSAELNKKILQNKIVIAPPALLGSRMLKRLPNPATAICSGWMQIRGNRRWQAVDAGFAVSDHADWNGLIAAVKASEAEQVYVTHGSQAVFSKYLNEIGIKANELKTEYGDEALAKAEKDNIET, encoded by the coding sequence ATGCTAGCCGAAAAACGACTCATTAAATTTACCAAAAAAGGAATATATTGCCCTCAAGGAAAATTTTATCTAGACCCTTGGTATCCTGTTGATTATGCTGTTATTTCTCATGGTCATGCAGATCATGCGCGATGGGGAATGAAGAATTATCTATGTACGGATAATTCTAAAGCTATATTAAAACATCGGTTAGGGGCTGATATTAATGTTAAAAGTATTCCTTATAACAAGCATATAGACATAAATGGTGTAAAAGTTAGTTTTCATCCGGCTGGTCATGTCATAGGCTCTGCCCAAATCAGGTTAGAATACAAAGGTTATATTGTTGTTTTTACTGGAGATTATAAAACCCAACCAGACTTTATTACTACACCATATGAACCTATAAAATGTAATACTCTAATTACAGAAAGTACTTTTGGTTTGCCCATTTACAATTGGAAAAAAGAAACGATTTTACAAAAAGAACTATGGAATTGGGTAAAAACTAATCAGTCTAACAATAGAACTTCTGTGTTTTTGGGTTATTCTTTAGGTAAAGCACAGCGATTATTGTCTCTTTTAGATGGATGCGATGATATATATGCACATCGCTCTATATATAATATCAATCAAGCCATATCAACTTCTGGAATTAAACTACCTGAAGCTAAATTATGGTCAGCAGAATTAAATAAGAAAATACTTCAAAACAAAATTGTTATCGCGCCGCCTGCATTATTGGGTTCTCGTATGTTAAAGCGGCTGCCAAACCCTGCCACCGCCATTTGTTCTGGTTGGATGCAAATAAGAGGCAATAGACGTTGGCAAGCCGTTGATGCCGGTTTTGCAGTAAGCGATCATGCAGATTGGAATGGTTTAATTGCAGCTGTAAAAGCCTCAGAAGCAGAGCAAGTTTATGTTACTCATGGTTCTCAGGCTGTGTTTTCAAAATATTTAAATGAAATAGGTATTAAAGCAAATGAACTTAAAACCGAATACGGCGATGAGGCCTTGGCAAAAGCCGAAAAAGATAATATCGAAACTTAA